DNA sequence from the Lonchura striata isolate bLonStr1 chromosome 7, bLonStr1.mat, whole genome shotgun sequence genome:
TGCTGAGTAGGGGAATGCTCCAGGCAGgtagtgaagaaaaaaattttccctTATATTTGACCTTGCTGGAGCTTCACATCGATCCACACCAGCTGGTCTCTGGCTTGTTATTCCCCAAGCCCAGATAGGTACAGGGCTTTATTCCTGGCTCTTCCTGGAGATGTTTTCTATCCCAGGAGCACAGAACCTGTCAGCGTGGATCAGATCAGCAGAAAATGCAGCCCAGGTGCCATCCCTTCAGGTGACTGCAGTAACAGCTGTTGCAGCTGGGAAAGGCACAGAGCCCTCTCTGGGGCAGTCAGGGGACAATTGCTATGGGGTTTTTCAGTGCTCTCCCTGTTTTGTGGAGCAGCATCCCCACTCCTTGCGTGACACCTGGACTGACAGCATTGCTGTGAGTTACTTGTCCTGTCCCAGATGTGTCCCTTGGGAGAGCATTTGTTCACAATGTCCACTCCCACCCAGGTCTGCCTCACTGATGGTGCCAAGGACGAGTGCAACGTGGTGGAAGTCATTGGGCGAAACCATGAGAACCAAGAGATCACTGTGCCTTTGGCAAATCTGAAGTTGTCATGCCAGCCCTTGGTAAGAGGCTGATTTGAAGACTCGGGGGTGCATAGCTTCAGGGAACAGGACAGCTCTGGATATTTGTGGATCCCAGTCTAGGATCTGCAGCTCACAGGCAAATGCCTTGGGTACCCTCGGCCTAGCTGTAGGTGCCCTCAGATGGACATGTCCTGTACTGAGAACTACGGGATATTCTGCTTTTTGCCTCTGCCCCTAACTCAGCTCCATCTCTGCTCTTTGCAGCTGAGTCTGGACAACTTCAAGCTGCAGCCTCCAGTGACCTTTCGcctggcagcaggctctggcccGGTGCACCTTGCCGGCTGGCACAAGATCAGTAAGGACTGAAGGGTGGGGAAAAGCTTGGGAGGAGTCAGGGGTATGAAGGGGCTCCAGTGTCAAAAacggccagggagctgctgggagatgcACTGGGTGCTACCTGGCAGGCATGCTGTCCCTCCTTTGTGCTGGTTCCCAGGGGCCATCCCAGTGCAGGGATTCCAGCCCTACCATGAGGCCTTGCATGGGAAAAGGGATCTGGACATCTCaatctctccccttttctcatGTCTGCCTGTTACCATTCTCCTCTGAGACCTCCCTCCAGCTGGGATGCTGCTTATTTCCCACTGTTAGCTGCTGTGAAAGCTGCTTTAAGCTCCttgagctgctctgctcttggggTGTCTCATGGGCTGGTTGCATTTGCACAGACATACATTGGTGAGTAACAGTTACTTGTGTGTCCCAGTGCACAGGGAAGATGCTTCCTTTGAGGAGGATGATGACTTGtctgaggaggatgaggaggaccttCCTCCTATTAAGCCAGCCAAGAAGTAGGAGGAGAAAGGAGTAACTTGTCTCCAGGCAAGGTGAGGGGCCAGCCCGCCCTGGGGGAAGGATCTGGGTGGCTGTGGTACTGCTGTGGCAAGTGTGGGTGGAATGTGCTGCTGAAGTCTGCTGATCTCAACCTGGTTCTTCTCCTAGGTACTCACTGGGACTTCTCTCCCTGGATGGTTTTTATCTTGGACGCCTGTTGCCAGGACCTCAACAtttgctgttttttgttttttttttttaatgctgttttaactctttggggagcaggggctgctcccagcactgagGTGTCTCCTTTCACACAGCCCTGTGAGGGTGATCCCAAAACTGGACGGATGCTGCTGGTATATCCCCTCTCTCTGATTCCTGTTCTGGGAGTTGGGGATGAAGAGGGTGATCCTTACCCTGTGCCTTTTTGCTGTCCTGGACCTCTGCTCTGTGTACCCCCTTTCCCTGGCTGTGAAATACTCAGTCCTGGCCCCTTCTCCAGCAGATGGATGTAAAGCCAGTGTGGGACAGGCACTTTCACTGATTCTAATCTGTTTGCTTTTGCTTACTCAcagtttggtgttttttatACACTTGGAAGTGTGAAAGTGGGGCCTATGCTCTGTTCTAAACTGCAGTTATGGTGGGGTGGGAGCTCACAGCCTCTCTGATTTGGGGGAGTTCTGGGTCAATTTGCATTGTAAAGAACTGTTCTTACACTCAATAAAGATCTCTCAGGCATCAGGTCTGAAGAAAGGTCAGGTCCCTGCTGGCTGGCAGGTTCTTCCCATGCACGCTTCAGTGGGGCAAGTTTGAGCTGTGACCTTTGCTGAGGAGTTGTTACCCCATGCCTGGGTAGAGAGGGCTTGATCCTTTCTGCACTTCAGCCAGGTGGCATTTCTCACCCATGGTGGCTGGTTCTGCCCTTAAATGTTTCTCTGGCACTTTCTCTGCAGTCAGTCTTGCATTCTTGGCCCATGTGTCAATGTGTGTCCCAGTCCTCCTGTCTGAGACACTGGATGTTGTTCCTGAGAAGCACCATGGACTGTTTTGTCATGCTGGCTCTGTTGATACCCTGGGACAGTGAGTTTCTCAGTAGCCTGGATTCATGTGGGAAATCCAGGATGGATCCTCGCTCAGGCAATTTTCTAGATTATGTTTCTCTCTGGAACCTGTGCAGGTCCTTTGCACCTACCCACTGTTTCCTTCTGGCCCCAAACAGACTTTGCTTAGCTCTCAGAATGAGGCTTCAAAGCCCCTAGCAGCAAAGGGAAAAGGACTGAAGAAGAGCTGGCTCTGGGAAGATCTTTCTGTGGCATTTCAGTGCTTGAAGGGGGCTTGCGAGAAATATGGGGACAGATGGTTTAGCAGGGCCTGTTGAGGTGGGACAAGGGATAATAAATTTAAACTAAAAGGGTTTATTTAAATCAAATATAAGGAAGAAGGGTTTTTTTACCACCCTTGAGGTTGGTTAAACGGGGATGGAGAGGCGGCGGGGGCCGGTGCGGCACCGCCAGGGGGCAGGCGGACCGCAGAGCCCGGGCTTGGGATGGAACCGTGGCTGGGACAGCGCCATCCCAGCCCCGGCCAGGGCTGGCATCCCCATCACCAGATTTCCCTGGCGATGTGCACCTGGAAGGGGTCAGGGATAATCAATCTGCCAGACCTCGACTGTGCTCGTGCTCCGTGGAAATGCAGGGGAACGGGAGCCGGCAGATCATTTTTAACAAGGCACTCTTGGAAGGAAGGGTTGGGGGAGGCAGCTGCTTCCAAGCCTGATGGGGAGTGATGAGCGGAGGGAATGGGCACTGCTCCATCCTGGGAGGGTGATGCTGATGATTCACAGAGTGGAAGAAGCCCTGTTGGCTTATGAGAAGGCGCGTTTGGCCTCTTCAACAGTAAAAGGAGATTATTTCAGGCTGCTGGTGTGTGTACTTCAAGGTATCCAGGTAGCTGGAACAGAGACTGTCCTGGCAGGGGGCAAAGGTGGCACCATGGGGGACGTGAGGGTGGTGGCAGGAGGCTTGAGGAAACAAAGCTTGTGCACCCCAGTGTAGGAACAGCTGAGCTCGAGATCTTGCCACGAGTGCTGGCTGGTCCCCAGCGCTGCTGTAGGGCAGTGCTGTGGGAAGTGGATGCCCCCAACACAGAGGGAGCAATAGAGGGGCTGGGGTGTGTTGGCACTGCCAAGCCCCTTTCTAAATGACTTTGGGAGGTTTGCTTCCTGCtccccagcaatgtcacagccTTGATGTGCTCAGCTTGGGGAGAGGGAGATAAATGCTGAAATGTCAGGAGGCTGGGAGGGGGGATGCGCTCACACAGCACTTAATGGGGAAGGATGGGATTACAGGGGTCACGCTAGGTGAGCAGCTTCCTTCGTGGAGCTGATGGTATCAAAGCAGGTGCCCCCGGCTGCAAATACCTTGGGCAAACAAACAGGGCTGTCTAAGAGCAGGTGGGCTTGGGCacggctgggctggggggatATTCAGTGCTGGTGGGGGGCAGGAGGCTTTCTGTGCACAGGGAGTGAAGCATGGGGCTCCTGGTGTGAGGGGGCTGCCTTGTCTTCCATAGGGTGAGGGGGTAATCGAGTTGTTGTGTTTCTATGTACATACGTGAGCTCCCCGTGCTGGAGACACACCTAAGGGTGTGGAGCCCATCACTCTCCCAACAGGGGGTGGATGTGCCAGTACCAGGGgagccaaaatctgccccagTCCAGGTGGCTCTAGGATTGCTCTGGGTGTTGATTTGATCTGAGCACCCACCCGCTCTGCTGCTTCAGGGCTGTGCATGCTGATACAGTTGGTGAtggatccctccctgctctggcagcagtgAGTAACCCTGCTCCATGAAGCAGAGAAATGGAGCTTAATATGAATGGAGCTCATCATGCATTGAGGGTGGCTGTGCACCCATGGTGCCACACACTCCACAGCCCTCCCAAAccagcctgctgctcctggtgaGAGGCTCAGGCTGCTTGCTGCAGGGCCTGGCTCAGGTGCAGCCTTGCTAagctggggcttggctgcctcctccCGCTGGGTGGCTGGGCcaggccagcagctcccagaggaTGGTCTGATTTCAGAGGTCAGGTTTGAGTTGCTATTTcagggatggaggagcaggatggggagctgctctgctgaatGTGGTCAGGAAGTGGCTTTCCTTTTGATGCCCCAGCGGGTCCTGCCCCATCAGAGTTCTGGCTGGGTTTCAACTCATTGTGGCTTAGACCACGGCCCCAGGGCGGCTGAGAAGCACAGCTGTAACTGTGCTGTAGGTGGGGCTGGTCCCCTGCTCCATGAACTCCCTGTTGCTGGTTCCCACGCCGATCCGGGGTAAAACTTTTTCTCTGGGTTTTAGCTGCCTGGGCTTTGAAGGAAGCAAGGGGGACACCCCAGGAGATGCAGCATTCCACTATCCTGGGGTGCAGCAGCTCTGCGAAGTGGGCACACAGCCATGTGGCACcctggtggcagcaggagccagaAGGGACAGCAGAGCCCCCTTTAGCTGGGACAAGCCTGATGGTGGATGTGATGAGTGTGCTGTTCTCTGAAGTGTTAGCTGACTCTGCCATCCCTGTTCCACCCTGCTGGCAGTGGGCACGGGTACCTCTGCTATTGCCTCAGGGAACCAGGGCAGGCCCCATTAGAGGACAGATTGCAAACAAGGGAGGCAGCAACAGGATCTGGAAGGGCCAGGCTGCCAGTAATTCCCATCCTCTTCCCATCAATATGCCTTGCAATGGGAAATGGTGCTGATGCACTGCGTGGGAATGGCCTTCTCTGCTGGAAAAACTGAAGCTTAGGTCTGGTGCTATCTCCTGCATGCTGCTGCTCAGACACGTGCTGGGTCCTCCCCAGACTGCTTCAAGTTTGTTGGGAGCTTGGATGTGTGGTTGTTCACCCACTGAGTGTTCTGTGGGAGGAGAAGAggttcctcctgctcccagttCCACAGCAGACATCTGGATTCACATCCTGGCCCAGGAGTTAGCTCATACTCGGGGTGGTGGCAGGCTGTCATAATGTGGCTGCTTGTGATGTGGACTTGTGTCC
Encoded proteins:
- the NPM3 gene encoding LOW QUALITY PROTEIN: nucleoplasmin-3 (The sequence of the model RefSeq protein was modified relative to this genomic sequence to represent the inferred CDS: deleted 2 bases in 1 codon) — translated: MVPGEKGAIRRGAAAEPFGGVPGGGRGAGARLGTALHGPPRSRTRSRTRSRTRSQRRRLMEPHGPACPGSVLFGCELTASTKSYTFQVDEEDDSDHILALSVVCLTDGAKDECNVVEVIGRNHENQEITVPLANLKLSCQPLLSLDNFKLQPPVTFRLAAGSGPVHLAGWHKIMHREDASFEEDDDLSEEDEEDLPPIKPAKK